The Ooceraea biroi isolate clonal line C1 chromosome 11, Obir_v5.4, whole genome shotgun sequence genome includes a region encoding these proteins:
- the LOC105275825 gene encoding putative serine protease K12H4.7 produces MIVFNVLLVLCSIYSLANGVGFRGFTFQGLKEPEPSKTFKEEDVVEGWITQPLDHFNHRDNRTWSMRYNENSAFLKKNGPIIIMIGGEWEISTGFLQGGLMYEIGSQHGALMYYTEHRFYGKSRPTKDVSTENLQYLNVDQALADLAYFIETKKKEKNLEKSPVIVFGGSYAGNMAAWARLKYPHLIQGALASSAPVLAKADFYEYYEVVTRSLGRHSEKCVDDVKTAFTSVEELLATPDGADKLKLYFNLCEKPDVKSSNDLGYLMNTLAEIFAAIVQYDTVENGQTKIGALCSIMTADHLGSPLQRLALLTSSRNECFATNYNNFVKRYREVSWDSPGAADIMRQWIHQTCSEYGYYQTTNSDGSIFGTLFPLDYFINMCVDLYGDYNDEKLLDSRVKRTNIMYGGRLPDLRNVIFTNGDIDPWHALSVLENLNTFSPAIVIKGSSHCRDLYSDAPTDVEDLKKARAKIRAIIGKWLSSWKFAEFNTIGNE; encoded by the exons ATGATCGTGTTCAATGTGTTGCTTGTTTTGTGTTCGATTTATTCCCTTGCAAATGGAGTGGGTTTCCGCGGATTTACTTTCCAAGGTTTGAAGGAGCCAGAGCCATCAAAGACTTTTAAAGAAGAGGATGTAGTCGAAGGTTGGATCACTCAACCCCTCGATCATTTCAATCATCGTGACAATCGCACCTGGTCGATG CGTTACAACGAGAATTCCGCGTTTCTAAAGAAAAATGGccctattataattatgatcgGTGGAGAATGGGAGATATCGACGGGATTCTTGCAAGGCGGATTAATGTACGAAATCGGATCGCAACACGGTGCCTTGATGTATTATACCGAGCATCGGTTCTATGGAAAAAGCAGACCGACAAA GGACGTCAGCACGGAGAATCTGCAATACCTGAATGTTGATCAGGCGCTCGCCGATCTCGCTTATTTTAtagaaacgaagaaaaaggagaagaattTAGAAAAAAGTCCCGTGATAGTGTTCGGTGGTTCTTATGCTGGAAACATGGCAGCATGGGCACGACTTAAATATCCTCATCTCATCCAG gGCGCTCTAGCTAGCAGTGCTCCGGTTCTTGCAAAAGCTGACTTCTACG AATACTATGAGGTTGTGACGAGATCACTCGGCAGACACAGTGAAAAATGCGTAGATGATGTAAAAACAGCATTTACGTCGGTAGAAGAATTGTTGGCTACGCCAGATGGTGCCGACAAGCTTAAGCTTTACTTCAA CTTGTGCGAGAAACCTGACGTAAAGTCTTCTAACGATCTCGGTTATCTCATGAATACATTAGCAGAG ATATTTGCCGCAATTGTTCAATACGATACAGTTGAAAACGGCCAGACAAAAATCGGTGCGTTGTGCTCGATAATGACTGCGGATCATTTAGGCAGTCCCCTGCAGAGACTTGCACTTCTCACCTCAAGTCGAAACGAATGTTTCgctacaaattataataatttcgtaaaGAGATACAGAGAAGTTTCATGGGATTCACCGGGAGCTGCAGATATAA TGAGGCAATGGATCCACCAAACCTGCTCGGAATACGGTTACTACCAGACTACGAATTCGGATGGATCAATCTTTGGTACATTGTTCCCGTTGGATTACTTCATCAACATGTGCGTCGATCTGTACGGCGATTA CAACGATGAGAAACTGTTGGACTCACGCGTCAAAAGGACAAATATAATGTACGGGGGACGATTGCCGGACTTAAGAAATGTCATTTTCACGAATGGCGATATCGATCCGTGGCATGCGTTATCGGTGCTCGAGAATCTAAATACTTTTTCGCCCGCTATCGTCATCAAAG GATCCTCGCACTGTCGTGATCTTTATAGCGATGCACCCACGGATGTGGAGGATTTGAAGAAAGCCAGAGCGAAGATTCGCGCTATAATTGGCAAATGGCTGTCCTCGTGGAAATTCGCCGAATTTAACACGATAGggaatgaataa
- the LOC105275822 gene encoding U2 small nuclear ribonucleoprotein auxiliary factor 35 kDa subunit-related protein 2, whose amino-acid sequence MLPGNQYGVGDVYTPASLVGRMPVSIVIIFRYFVRRSVYLPVFRMEKTRSTRLRHRQWRRIAKRERRRRLRRKAAQKRDTEEDQLRAALERDADYLNWRVEQEKLEEEREAREQEELAKQERLWLKEEVRAQKEWQVLQEQRAKEEQERLEQQMKNLEEFKARQEAFQKKKEEEKQKREEQFRKQEQLQKEIDDYIDNGVQTPEPLREVVDSQPSKDLCPFFTKTGACRYGDACSKNHRRVLLSKVIMVPGFYSHFSLEKNSAEYDTDVALEFESSETRHHFREFYEDAISELESFGRIKTLRCCCNIEVHLRGNMYVEYYTEREAARAWRNLKGRWYAGKQLNCEFANLTSWRSAVCGMAKCPKGSRACNFLHTLRNPHDKYSIKSPPRRLKNTPQDANTSKRSEHRSKSKWEESVRDEDDKDRNWRWSESPEIELDCRSKASKKKRCRSTERERSQRSSRDKREQSERSSARSFRSMASSEKHRSSRKKAHNTEDQNEEVVSDSRSSKRRKEESKRKRVSENGHKEHRRKH is encoded by the exons ATGTTGCCTGGAAATCAATATGGCGTCGGAGATGTGTACACACCGGCGTCGTTGGTCGGCCGCATGCCTGTTTCGATCGTGATTATCTTCCGGTATTTCGTGCGTCGTTCAGTGTACTTGCCAGTGTTCCGGATGGAAAAGACTCGCTCGACGAGGCTCCGCCACAGGCAATGGCGTCGCATCGCGAAAAGGGAACGTCGCAGACGTCTGCGGCGGAAAGCCGCACAGAAGCGTGATACTGAGGAAGACCAGCTGAGGGCAGCACTCGAGCGCGACGCGGACTATTTGAATTGGCGCGTGGAGCAGGAGAAACTGGAAGAGGAAAGGGAAGCGCGAGAACAGGAAGAACTCGCGAAACAAGAGAGACTTTGGCTGAAAGAAGaa GTGAGAGCGCAGAAGGAATGGCAAGTTCTTCAGGAACAGAGAGCAAAGGAGGAGCAGGAAAGACTCGAGCAGCAGATGAAGAATCTCGAAGAATTCAAGGCTAGGCAAGAAGCGtttcagaagaagaaggaagaggagaaacAGAAACGCGAGGAACAATTTAGAAAGCAGGAGCAGTTGCAGAAGGAAATTGACGATTACATCGATAATGGTGTGCAGACACCTGAACCTCTGCGAGAAGTCGTCGATAGCCAACCTAGCAAAGATCTTTGTCCATTCTTTACGAAAACAGGTGCTTGCCG GTACGGAGATGCGTGCTCGAAGAATCATCGCAGGGTTCTGCTGAGCAAGGTGATCATGGTGCCCGGATTTTACTCACACTTCTCCCTCGAGAAAAACTCGGCGGAATATGACACGGACGTGGCCCTCGAGTTTGAAAGTTCGGAGACGCGACATCACTTCCGCGAGTTCTACGAGGACGCGATAAGCGAACTGGAGTCATTCGGCAGGATCAAGACGCTGAGATGTTGTTGCAACATCGAGGTCCATTTGCGCGGTAATATGTACGTGGAGTATTATACGGAGAGGGAAGCAGCTAGAGCTTGGAGAAACTTAAAGGGACGCTGGTACGCTGGCAAACAACTCAACTGCGAGTTCGCTAATTTAACTTCGTGGAGGAGCGCCGTCTGCGGGATGGCCAAGTGTCCAAAGGGTAGCAGAGCTTGCAACTTTCTTCACACGTTGAGAAATCCGCACGATAAGTACAGTATAAAAAGTCCACCCCGAAGATTGAAGAACACTCCTCAGGACGCGAACACCAGCAAGAGAAGTGAACACAG aagTAAATCCAAATGGGAAGAATCCGTTCGAGATGAGGATGACAAAGATCGCAATTGGAGGTGGTCCGAGTCTCCCGAGATCGAGCTGGATTGTCGTTCAAAAGCCTCGAAGAAGAAACGTTGCCGTTCCACGGAAAGAGAACGATCGCAGAGATCCTCGCGCGATAAAAGAGAACAGAGTGAAAGATCCAGTGCGAGGAGTTTTCGGAGCATGGCATCGTCCGAGAAACATCGATCGAGTCGCAAGAAGGCTCACAACACTGAAGATCAGAATGAGGAGGTTGTATCGGACAGTCGTTCCTCTAAGAGACGTAAAGAGGAATCGAAAAGAAAACGCGTCAGCGAAAATGGCCATAAAGAACATAGAAGAAAGCATTAA
- the LOC105275821 gene encoding dnaJ homolog subfamily C member 22, translating into MEKARKESENERRKSKFWAYLLWLFGGLFGAHHVYLGRDDQAFVYISTFGGYMGLGWLRDIYRIPAYVADANDDPAFIKDFKHKVKTNRKPPFSTVRFAAETAVAYLWAELFNSAIPQDEVYGINFRHMILLIPAVIALGVWTVGNIGREQGSIWIALISAYLLYPTLYYIADDSMWLFLMVIVSSLCFDTFSKQWRLKPKKKKSLVRRATCLGLAIMLFLAVIGNYLYFNAVITDSEGEEIKLSEAIQHFLTSPIWTDLKASLEATWNQAKHQGFWATWAQLVDLTDPRGEINAYKVLGLSQTASQTEVTARWRTLSRDNHPDKVKGSEEERRKAQETFMEIQQAYEILSQAKNRRQRRNRRSDA; encoded by the exons ATGGAGAAAGCAAGGAAGGAGAGCGAAAATGAGAGGAGAAAATCGAAATTCTGGGCGTACTTGTTATGGTTGTTCGGCGGACTCTTCGGAGCGCATCACGTGTACCTTGGCAGAGATGACCAGGCCTTCGTGTACATCAGCACGTTCGGTGGCTACATGGGCCTAGGCTGGCTCAGGGATATCTACAGGATACCTGCGTACGTGGCCGACGCGAACGACGATCCGGCTTTTATTAAGGATTTTAAGCATAAAGTCAAGACCAATCGAAAG CCGCCGTTCTCCACGGTGCGCTTCGCGGCGGAAACCGCCGTTGCCTACCTATGGGCCGAATTATTCAACAGCGCGATCCCGCAGGATGAGGTGTACGGTATTAATTTCAGGCATATGATACTCCTAATACCAGCCGTGATTGCACTAG GTGTATGGACGGTCGGGAACATCGGCAGGGAACAAGGTTCAATATGGATAGCACTTATCAGCGCTTATCTTTTGTACCCCACTTTATATTACATCGCCGACGACTCCATGTGGCTCTTCCTCATGGTGATCGTCTCAAGCCTGTGCTTCGACACCTTCAGCAAGCAGTGGCGATTGAAaccaaaaaagaagaaaagcctCGTTCGCCGGGCGACGTGCTTAGGCTTAGCGATAATGCTCTTTCTCGCCGTGATCGGCAATTACCTGTACTTCAACGCGGTCATCACGGACAGCGAAGGCGAAGAGATCAAACTTTCGGAAGCGATACAGCATTTCCTCACCTCGCCCATATGGACGGATCTCAAG GCGAGTCTGGAAGCCACGTGGAACCAGGCTAAGCATCAAGGTTTCTGGGCAACGTGGGCACAACTGGTGGACCTTACGGATCCTCGAGGCGAAATAAACGCTTACAAG GTCCTGGGTCTCTCGCAAACTGCTTCACAGACCGAAGTCACGGCGCGATGGAGGACTCTGTCCAGGGATAATCATCCTGACAAAGTCAAGGGGTCGGAGGAGGAGAGGCGCAAGGCTCAGGAAACATTCATGGAGATCCAGCAGGCGTACGAAATCTTGTCTCAGGCGAAGAATCGCAGGCAACGACGGAATCGCCGGTCCGATGCGTGA